From the genome of Desmodus rotundus isolate HL8 chromosome 2, HLdesRot8A.1, whole genome shotgun sequence, one region includes:
- the HJURP gene encoding Holliday junction recognition protein, whose amino-acid sequence MANEVSGDDALLQKLRDSRRRFQRHMQQLLEKYNQPFEDAPVVQMSTLTYETPQGLRVWGGRLVKKKNEDHIQVKGSPAETASRNDGPVQSAARGDRLTVPSAQDLGLDSKSRGADGALHQEDLAVAASPPAVPWSPLKDELRRKYLSQADALLQDAEYNDCGGGNDTRVTLVPPPASLPEPAHDMAVVPRNDSVSWRETSGHSFSSSQSFEADDNICDVTVSDLYAGMLHSMSRLLSARSSCIISTKTFIIRGRASRRHGGKSRVNRTYCWGGRPTCRRPQERPRPRPEPVRGLGVLRECQNLRDLSGQEAGLKLDKASLDVNKLQIWKELKGTPQKLPSWTHGDCSAGYRLDQENRLMTLKWLISPIRIVPGPRILQGESGGRHRELKSKFDKLYQEYCLSPRKQPCLTYLPSSPGVPVHRGASVSPGGPPELETHRPSRPFSKAKAKSLNEAFEDLGKRAFEAGRWLPKGDSSPALSKTNSSGHLEPTADLFQGNCLGTLRKSASLSQAFSVPGVQPLGSSRDHYNKIKEKFDQLHQKYCQTPAQRTEVPLCPGASPGAARVQVQNQKDFLGKLNRDSGYQGPQKLPSSPQGSVRSPLGSSTIEVHPPQWLALATGCGPSPQAKRLRLSDPQVCGRQAYDQAPSCTVGGAISGPGEEVCREKRGKKSTSFGMEDQ is encoded by the exons ATGGCAAACGAGGTCTCAGGGGACGACGCGCTGCTGCAGAAGCTCAGGGACAGCCGCCGCCGCTTCCAGAGGCACATGCAGCAGCTGCTCGAGAAG TACAACCAACCCTTCGAGGATGCCCCGGTGGTGCAAATGTCCACACTGACCTACGAGACGCCTCAAG GATTGAGAGTTTGGGGTGGAAGACTAGTAAAGAAAAAGAACGAAGACCACATCCAG GTCAAGGGCTCCCCCGCAGAGACGGCCAGCAGGAACGACGGCCCCGTGCAGTCCGCGGCCAGAGGGGACAGGCTGACTGTGCCCAGCGCTCAGGACCTGGGACTGG ATTCAAAGAGCAGGGGTGCCGATGGCGCTTTACACCAGGAAGATCTGGCTGTCGCGGCCTCACCG CCTGCAGTGCCTTGGAGCCCCCTGAAAGACGAGCTGAGGAGGAAGTACTTGAGCCAGGCGGACGCGCTGCTGCAGGACGCAGAG TACAACGACTGTGGAGGTGGCAACGACACACGTGTGACCCTGGTCCCCCCACCAGCCTCGCTTCCCGAGCCTGCCCACG ACATGGCCGTAGTACCCAGAAATGACAGTGTCTCCTGGCGAGAGACCAGTGGTCACAGCTTCTCCAGCAGCCAGTCCTTTGAAGCCGATGACAACATCTGCGACGTGACCGTCAGCGACCTGTACGCTGGCATGCTGCACTCCATGAGCCGGCTGCTGAGCGCGAGGTCCTCCTGCATCATCTCCACCAAGACCTTCATCATTCGGGGCCGGGCCTCCCGGAGGCACGGGGGCAAGAGCAGGGTGAACAGGACGTACTGCTGGGGCGGCAGGCCCACGTGCAGGCGTCCCCAGGAGAGACCCAGGCCCCGGCCTGAGCCTGTGAGAGGGCTGGGAGTCCTGAGAGAGTGCCAGAACCTCCGAGACCTTTCTGGCCAGGAAGCAGGATTAAAATTAGACAAAGCTTCTTTGGACGTAAACAAACTCCAAATCTGGAAGGAGCTTAAGGGAACACCCCAGAAGCTGCCTTCATGGACTCACGGAGACTGCAGTGCGGGGTATCGTCTTGATCAGGAAAATAGATTGATGACATTAAAGTGGTTAATTTCTCCCATAAGAATCGTTCCTGGACCAAGAATACTGCAGGGCGAGAGCGGGGGTCGTCACAGGGAGCTCAAAAGCAAGTTTGATAAACTCTATCAGGAATATTGTTTAAGCCCCAGGAAACAGCCGTGCCTGACCTACCTACCCAGCTCCCCTGGGGTCCCTGTGCACAGAGGGGCTTCGGTGAGCCCCGGTGGCCCCCCGGAATTGGAAACCCATCGGCCAAGTAGACCTTTCAGCAAAGCAAAAGCTAAGAGTCTAAATGAGGCTTTTGAAGACCTGGGCAAACGAGCTTTTGAAGCAGGAAGGTGGCTGCCGAAAGGTGATTCATCTCCGGCCCTTTCGAAAACCAACTCATCAGGCCACTTAGAGCCAACAGCTGATCTTTTTCAAGGAAATTGTCTTGGAACATTGAGGAAGTCAGCATCACTCAGCCAAGCTTTTTCAGTACCTGGGGTACAGCCCCTAGGTTCTTCGAGAGACCATTAcaacaaaattaaagagaaatttgaCCAGCTTCACCAGAAGTATTGCCAAACTCCGGCTCAGCGGACGGAGGTGCCCCTCTGTCCTGGAGCATCTCCAGGTGCAGCCAGAGTGCAAGTCCAGAATCAAAAAGACTTCTTAGGAAAATTAAATCGGGACTCTGGCTACCAGGGGCCCCAAAAGTTGCCATCGTCACCCCAGGGCAGTGTAAGAAGTCCACTGGGCTCAAGCACAATCGAGGTTCACCCGCCCCAGTGGTTAGCCCTGGCGACTGGGTGTGGCCCTTCCCCCCAGGCAAAAAGACTGCGACTGTCCGACCCTCAGGTGTGTGGAAGGCAGGCCTATGACCAGGCTCCCTCTTGCACGGTGGGCGGGGCCATCTCTGGGCCAGGGGAAGAGGTCTGCAGGGAAAAAAG AGGAAAGAAGAGCACATCTTTCGGGATGGAAGATCAGTGA